The following proteins come from a genomic window of Kitasatospora sp. NBC_01246:
- a CDS encoding GNAT family N-acetyltransferase: MEIRSTTDEDHDVFVDTLLAPFGLFRETTAEDGGGAWWSALEMDRGLLAVSDDGRPVGTAGAYSFELTLPGGALVPVPGVTAVGVLPSHRRRGVLTALMRHQLAGFRARGEFLAVLLASEATIYGRFGYGPATYTARLTVPHHRAALAAPRARRADAAATDPAAPDSGTVEVLRHADCGELLEQVYDRYRRTQPGALSRPHRWWALRAGQPPIAPTPRYIALHRDADGVPDGYACYAKDKPDSLTVDEVIAADDAVFTALARFVLEHDLVDRVVFKHVPPDHPLRWRLTDFRAGEVHQDTDWLWVRLLDVPRALTARGWCADGELVLDVEDPFLGEHDRYLLTVRNGRADCVPTDREPDLSLDVRDLGSLYLGGTAPSTLVRAGHVLAHHPGAAARADALFRGERSPHCLHWF, from the coding sequence ATGGAGATCCGTTCCACGACCGACGAGGACCACGACGTCTTCGTCGACACCCTGCTCGCCCCGTTCGGGCTCTTCCGGGAGACCACGGCCGAGGACGGCGGCGGGGCCTGGTGGTCGGCGCTCGAAATGGACCGCGGCCTGCTCGCCGTGTCGGACGACGGGAGGCCCGTCGGCACCGCCGGTGCGTACTCCTTCGAGCTCACCCTGCCCGGCGGGGCCCTCGTCCCGGTCCCCGGGGTGACGGCCGTCGGCGTCCTGCCCTCCCACCGGCGCCGGGGCGTGCTGACCGCGCTGATGCGTCACCAGCTCGCCGGGTTCCGGGCCCGCGGGGAGTTCCTCGCCGTCCTGCTCGCCTCCGAGGCCACGATCTACGGCAGGTTCGGCTACGGACCGGCGACGTACACGGCGCGGCTGACGGTGCCGCACCACCGGGCCGCCCTCGCCGCCCCCCGGGCCCGCCGGGCCGACGCCGCCGCGACCGACCCGGCCGCCCCGGACAGCGGCACGGTCGAGGTGCTGCGGCACGCCGACTGCGGCGAGCTCCTGGAGCAGGTCTACGACCGGTACCGCCGCACCCAGCCCGGCGCGCTGTCCCGGCCGCACCGCTGGTGGGCCCTGCGCGCCGGACAGCCCCCGATCGCGCCGACACCGCGCTACATCGCCCTGCACCGGGACGCCGACGGCGTCCCGGACGGGTACGCCTGCTACGCCAAGGACAAGCCCGACAGCCTGACGGTCGACGAGGTCATCGCCGCCGACGACGCCGTCTTCACCGCCCTGGCCCGCTTCGTCCTCGAACACGACCTGGTCGACCGGGTCGTCTTCAAGCACGTCCCGCCCGACCACCCGCTGCGCTGGCGGCTCACCGACTTCCGCGCCGGCGAGGTGCACCAGGACACCGACTGGCTCTGGGTGCGGCTGCTGGACGTGCCGCGGGCGCTGACCGCGCGCGGCTGGTGCGCGGACGGCGAGCTCGTCCTCGACGTCGAGGACCCGTTCCTCGGCGAGCACGACCGCTATCTGCTGACCGTGCGGAACGGCAGGGCCGACTGCGTCCCGACGGACCGGGAGCCCGACCTGTCCCTGGACGTCCGCGACCTGGGCTCGCTCTACCTCGGCGGCACCGCCCCGAGCACGCTCGTCCGGGCCGGCCACGTCCTCGCCCACCATCCGGGGGCGGCCGCCCGCGCCGACGCCCTCTTCCGGGGCGAGCGCTCCCCGCACTGCCTGCACTGGTTCTGA
- a CDS encoding GNAT family N-acetyltransferase: MTADIALRTATPDEIPALLALWARAAKGTSITDDADGVAALLARDPECLIVATPAGDPAALVGTVIAGWDGWRCHLYRLAVDPRYRRRGIGSALLAAAEARFTALGGRRADAMVLDDNAEGQRTWRTAGYGPQPQWTRWAKPLTA; encoded by the coding sequence ATGACCGCCGACATCGCGCTGCGCACTGCCACTCCCGACGAGATCCCCGCCCTGCTCGCGCTCTGGGCGCGCGCCGCCAAGGGGACGAGCATCACGGACGACGCCGACGGGGTGGCGGCCCTGCTCGCGCGCGACCCGGAGTGCCTGATCGTCGCCACCCCGGCCGGCGATCCGGCGGCCCTCGTCGGCACCGTGATCGCCGGCTGGGACGGGTGGCGCTGTCACCTCTACCGCCTCGCCGTCGACCCGCGGTACCGCCGCCGGGGGATCGGCTCGGCCCTGCTGGCGGCGGCGGAGGCCCGCTTCACCGCCCTCGGCGGCCGCCGGGCCGACGCGATGGTGCTCGACGACAACGCCGAGGGGCAGCGCACCTGGCGGACGGCCGGTTACGGGCCGCAGCCGCAGTGGACCCGCTGGGCCAAGCCGTTGACCGCCTGA
- a CDS encoding class I SAM-dependent methyltransferase, with translation MLNETHAARPAATALSDREFVRNATSPAPVPFVPEISLRMADDAIELWETTESARGEVGLAPPFWAFAWAGGVGVARYVLDHPEVVAGRTVLDLAAGSGLVAIAAAMRGAESVRAAEIDAYAVAAIGLNAEANGVRVAAAVEDLLDGDGAPADVVLAGDVFYERAMAARFLPFLERARARGAVVIVGDPGRAYLPRGHFTELAAYRVPVVADLEDAALKTTTVWELAAPAR, from the coding sequence ATGTTGAACGAGACGCACGCCGCTCGCCCGGCTGCGACGGCACTGTCCGACCGGGAGTTCGTGCGGAACGCGACCAGCCCGGCGCCCGTGCCCTTCGTCCCCGAGATCAGCCTGCGGATGGCCGACGACGCCATCGAACTCTGGGAGACGACCGAGTCGGCGCGCGGCGAGGTGGGGCTGGCGCCGCCGTTCTGGGCGTTCGCCTGGGCAGGCGGGGTCGGGGTGGCGCGTTATGTGCTCGACCACCCCGAGGTGGTGGCCGGGCGGACGGTGCTGGACCTGGCGGCCGGGTCAGGGCTGGTGGCGATCGCGGCGGCGATGCGCGGGGCGGAGTCGGTGCGCGCCGCCGAGATCGACGCGTACGCGGTGGCGGCCATCGGCCTCAACGCGGAGGCCAACGGCGTCCGGGTGGCGGCCGCGGTGGAGGACCTGCTGGACGGGGACGGCGCTCCGGCCGACGTGGTGCTGGCCGGGGACGTGTTCTACGAGCGGGCGATGGCCGCGCGGTTCCTGCCGTTCCTGGAGCGGGCCCGGGCGCGCGGCGCGGTGGTGATCGTCGGCGACCCGGGGCGGGCGTACCTGCCGCGCGGGCACTTCACGGAGCTGGCGGCGTACCGGGTGCCGGTCGTGGCGGACCTGGAGGACGCCGCGCTCAAGACCACCACCGTCTGGGAGCTCGCCGCACCGGCCCGCTGA
- a CDS encoding ROK family protein translates to MADRLTGGDSSLLRRINAAVTLRALRAGHSVTLTQLVGDTGLSRPTVEGVIEGLVETGLVAEVDQPQNGGQPGGGRRGRPARWFRFRAEAGHILGVEIGVHDLRVVLADLTGQVVGSHFRPIEETLDAEERLSAVRTAVAEVLRKAGVSRDNLWAVGVGTPGIVDRDGTIQLGTAMPGWTGLDLGARLRRSFRCPVMIENDANLAAIAEHWQGAAVGADDVVFVMAGLSPGAGSLINGRLHRGYGGAAGEIGALHLLGQEVTPERLLSTTGKPLNPLDEAAVARVLRLAREGDEVAKVAMDRFLTRLVQSVAALVLAIDPQLVVVGGWAAGLDGVLEPLRERLAQFTLRAPEVALAALGSEVVAMGALRVALDQVEEQLFAVDPPTGGAARA, encoded by the coding sequence TTGGCGGATCGGCTCACCGGAGGAGACTCCTCGCTGCTGCGGCGCATCAATGCGGCGGTCACGCTTCGGGCGCTGCGGGCCGGCCACTCGGTGACCCTCACTCAGCTGGTCGGGGACACCGGGCTGTCCCGGCCCACGGTGGAGGGCGTGATCGAGGGCCTGGTCGAGACCGGCCTGGTCGCCGAGGTGGACCAACCCCAGAACGGCGGCCAGCCGGGCGGCGGGCGGCGCGGGCGACCGGCCCGCTGGTTCCGGTTCCGCGCCGAGGCCGGACACATCCTCGGCGTCGAGATCGGCGTGCACGACCTGCGGGTCGTGCTGGCCGACCTCACCGGCCAGGTGGTGGGCAGTCACTTCCGCCCGATCGAGGAGACCCTGGACGCGGAGGAGCGGCTGAGCGCCGTCCGCACCGCGGTCGCGGAGGTGCTGCGCAAGGCCGGCGTCTCCCGCGACAACCTGTGGGCGGTCGGCGTCGGCACCCCCGGCATCGTCGACCGCGACGGCACCATCCAGCTCGGCACCGCCATGCCCGGCTGGACCGGCCTGGACCTGGGCGCCCGGCTGCGCCGGTCCTTCCGCTGCCCGGTCATGATCGAGAACGATGCCAACCTGGCCGCCATCGCCGAGCACTGGCAGGGCGCGGCGGTCGGCGCGGACGACGTCGTCTTCGTGATGGCCGGTCTGAGCCCGGGCGCCGGCTCGCTCATCAACGGCCGGCTGCACCGCGGGTACGGCGGCGCGGCCGGCGAGATCGGCGCGCTGCACCTGCTCGGCCAGGAGGTCACCCCCGAGCGGCTGCTCTCCACCACCGGCAAGCCGCTCAATCCGCTGGACGAGGCGGCCGTCGCCCGGGTGCTGAGGCTCGCCCGCGAGGGCGACGAGGTGGCGAAGGTCGCCATGGACCGCTTCCTGACCCGCCTGGTGCAGAGCGTGGCCGCCCTGGTGCTGGCGATCGACCCCCAGCTGGTGGTCGTCGGCGGCTGGGCAGCCGGCCTCGACGGTGTGCTGGAGCCGCTGCGCGAGCGCCTCGCCCAGTTCACCCTGCGCGCGCCCGAGGTGGCGCTGGCGGCGCTCGGCTCGGAGGTCGTCGCGATGGGCGCCCTGCGGGTGGCGCTGGACCAGGTGGAGGAGCAGCTCTTCGCCGTCGACCCGCCGACCGGCGGCGCCGCCCGGGCCTGA
- a CDS encoding GntR family transcriptional regulator has translation MGTTGQLTAVPEPKYWHLRTVLLRAIDTEFSTGQVLPNERELSARFGVARATLRQALDQLELEGRLVRRRGIGTLIAAPRVGVPVNRHEEGWPGTARSQAWRTVDCTTAPATAQLAQGLGIAEGATVHTVRRVRMVQGKNVATESLHVPASALPHLPGFRAESDRARSVLRQLERLEVDGESRSVELGVAEAEQAALLERPPGSPVLVMTTQYAAAGRLVALAVSTYRADTCKLTFGETGLVEVTPVSAGTEVRTAS, from the coding sequence GTGGGAACGACAGGGCAGCTCACGGCGGTACCGGAACCGAAGTACTGGCACCTGCGCACGGTGCTGCTCCGCGCGATCGACACGGAGTTCTCCACCGGACAGGTCCTCCCCAACGAGCGCGAGCTCTCGGCCCGCTTCGGCGTGGCCCGGGCCACCCTGCGCCAGGCGCTCGACCAGCTGGAGCTGGAGGGCCGACTGGTCCGCCGCCGGGGCATCGGCACCCTGATCGCCGCCCCCCGGGTCGGCGTTCCGGTCAACCGCCACGAGGAGGGCTGGCCGGGCACCGCCCGCAGCCAGGCCTGGCGCACCGTGGACTGCACCACCGCCCCCGCCACCGCGCAGCTCGCCCAGGGCCTCGGCATCGCCGAGGGAGCCACCGTGCACACCGTGCGCCGGGTCCGGATGGTCCAGGGCAAGAACGTCGCCACCGAGTCGCTGCACGTACCGGCCTCCGCCCTGCCGCACCTGCCCGGCTTCCGCGCCGAGAGCGACCGGGCCCGCTCGGTGCTGCGCCAGCTGGAGCGCCTGGAGGTCGACGGCGAGTCCCGCTCGGTCGAGCTGGGCGTCGCCGAGGCCGAGCAGGCCGCCCTGCTGGAGCGTCCGCCGGGCTCGCCGGTGCTGGTGATGACCACCCAGTACGCGGCCGCCGGCCGACTGGTCGCGCTGGCCGTCTCCACCTACCGCGCGGACACCTGCAAGCTCACCTTCGGCGAGACCGGTCTGGTGGAGGTCACCCCCGTCAGCGCCGGCACCGAGGTGCGCACCGCCTCCTGA
- a CDS encoding aldo/keto reductase translates to MAIPQRTIALGTLGFGTIVDERTSFEILDHFVESGGTVLDTANNYAFWLDGATGDESEEVIGRWLASRGARDRVVISTKVGARPTVPGTGLETAEGLSDKAVRTALEGSLRRLGTDRVEVYWTHIEDRSVPLAETVDTLADLVAAGKAGEVGASNHAVWRVERARALAGDRARYTHMQYRYSYLQPRFDIPLPSSAHVHVTGELLDYVRSEGDIRLWVYSPILSGGYTREDVEIPAAYDHPGTPRRLAALGAVAEELGVTKNQVALSWLLDHDPRIVPLVGVSRIAQLDEALGALAVTLSAEQRRRLDEAAL, encoded by the coding sequence ATGGCCATTCCACAACGCACCATCGCCCTCGGCACCTTGGGCTTCGGCACGATCGTCGACGAGCGGACTTCGTTCGAGATCCTGGACCACTTCGTGGAGTCGGGCGGCACCGTGCTCGACACCGCGAACAACTACGCGTTCTGGCTGGACGGCGCCACCGGCGACGAGAGCGAGGAGGTGATCGGACGCTGGCTGGCCAGCCGGGGTGCCCGCGACCGCGTGGTGATCAGCACCAAGGTCGGGGCCCGGCCGACCGTCCCGGGGACCGGCCTGGAGACCGCCGAGGGCCTCTCGGACAAGGCCGTCCGAACGGCGCTGGAGGGCAGCCTGCGCCGGCTCGGCACCGACCGGGTCGAGGTCTACTGGACGCACATCGAGGACCGGTCGGTGCCGCTCGCCGAGACGGTCGACACCCTGGCCGACCTGGTGGCCGCCGGGAAGGCCGGCGAGGTCGGGGCCAGCAACCACGCCGTCTGGCGGGTCGAGCGGGCCCGGGCGCTCGCGGGGGACCGGGCCCGGTACACCCACATGCAGTACCGCTACTCCTACCTTCAGCCCCGCTTCGACATCCCGCTGCCCTCCTCGGCCCATGTCCACGTGACCGGTGAACTGCTGGACTACGTACGCTCCGAGGGGGACATCCGGCTCTGGGTCTACAGCCCGATCCTCTCCGGCGGCTACACCCGCGAGGACGTGGAGATCCCGGCCGCCTACGACCACCCGGGCACGCCCAGGCGGCTGGCGGCGCTCGGCGCGGTGGCCGAGGAGCTGGGGGTGACCAAGAACCAGGTCGCGCTCAGCTGGCTGCTGGACCACGACCCGCGGATCGTGCCGCTGGTCGGCGTCAGCAGGATCGCCCAACTGGACGAGGCGCTGGGCGCCCTGGCGGTGACCCTCTCCGCCGAGCAGCGCCGGCGCCTCGACGAGGCCGCGCTCTGA
- a CDS encoding endonuclease/exonuclease/phosphatase family protein, producing the protein MDSARPRSLGPRSLVAVTACWGAFLLLDRLLSGRWWFWLIPDLAPPLLFLAVPVLLLALAVVTRPSRRWLVPVVVALLLAGLPRTGLNPAALLPGRDRAPGPAFSVFSWNTEYWDTTDDPDAFYRYLRSRDADVYLLQEYLAWVQETPTRIDRLDRIRQEFPGYRVAVLGELVTLSRFPVLATPTVGAALPAGTPWEVTFARKKVLRTDVDVHGRAVSLYNVHIPVQVDTRQSVFGGDFYRTVRAADAARREQYTALESDAAANHHPLLIAGDFNTTPAMGDLSGLRARFRDARSASGDLYPGSWGGLLGSDLWRLDWAFTDRRVAVERYSFADQRGMSDHRGQQLRVALRP; encoded by the coding sequence ATGGATTCCGCTCGCCCGCGTTCGCTCGGGCCCCGGTCGCTGGTCGCCGTCACGGCCTGCTGGGGTGCTTTCCTCCTCCTCGACCGCCTGCTGAGCGGCCGCTGGTGGTTCTGGCTGATACCGGACCTCGCGCCGCCGCTGCTCTTCCTGGCGGTGCCGGTGCTGCTGCTGGCCCTGGCGGTGGTCACCCGGCCGTCGCGGCGGTGGCTCGTCCCGGTGGTGGTCGCCCTGCTGCTGGCCGGCCTGCCGCGCACCGGGCTCAACCCCGCGGCGCTGCTGCCCGGCCGGGACCGCGCGCCCGGCCCGGCGTTCTCGGTGTTCTCCTGGAACACCGAGTACTGGGACACCACCGACGACCCGGACGCCTTCTACCGCTACCTCCGGAGCAGGGACGCGGACGTCTACCTGCTCCAGGAGTACCTGGCCTGGGTCCAGGAGACGCCGACCCGGATCGACCGGCTCGACCGGATCCGGCAGGAGTTCCCCGGCTACCGGGTGGCGGTGCTCGGCGAGTTGGTCACGCTCTCGCGGTTCCCGGTGCTCGCCACCCCGACGGTCGGCGCGGCGCTGCCGGCCGGTACGCCGTGGGAGGTGACCTTCGCCAGGAAGAAGGTCCTCCGCACCGATGTGGACGTCCACGGCCGGGCGGTGTCCCTCTACAACGTGCACATCCCGGTCCAGGTGGACACCCGGCAGTCGGTGTTCGGCGGCGACTTCTACCGCACCGTCCGCGCGGCCGACGCCGCACGCCGGGAGCAGTACACGGCACTGGAGTCGGACGCCGCCGCCAACCACCACCCGCTGCTGATCGCCGGGGACTTCAACACCACCCCGGCGATGGGCGACCTGAGCGGCCTGCGCGCCCGCTTCCGCGACGCCCGCTCGGCCTCCGGCGACCTCTACCCGGGCAGTTGGGGCGGCCTGCTGGGCAGCGACCTGTGGCGGCTGGACTGGGCGTTCACCGACCGCCGGGTCGCGGTGGAGCGGTACTCCTTCGCGGACCAGCGGGGGATGTCGGACCACCGGGGGCAGCAGCTGCGCGTGGCGCTGCGGCCGTGA
- a CDS encoding exodeoxyribonuclease III, producing the protein MIVVTSVNVNGIRAAAKKGFIEWLAATEADVICLQEVRSEPGQLPVELRDLEGWHAVWAPSSAKGRAGVAVLSRQQPERTVVGFESAEFDNSGRYVEIDLPGLTLASLYLPSGEAGTERQEEKERFMAEFLVHLGKLRTRAAAEGREVVVCGDWNIAHRPEDLKNWKANQKSAGFLPEERAWLTRVYEEAGYVDVVRRLHPDRTGPYSWWSYRGRAFDNDSGWRIDLIVTTPGLAEKCVEARVERAATHAERWSDHAPVTAAFDFGDD; encoded by the coding sequence GTGATCGTGGTGACGAGTGTGAACGTGAACGGAATCCGGGCGGCGGCCAAGAAGGGCTTCATCGAGTGGCTGGCGGCCACCGAGGCGGACGTGATCTGCCTGCAGGAGGTGCGCTCCGAGCCCGGGCAGCTGCCCGTGGAACTGCGCGACCTGGAGGGGTGGCACGCGGTCTGGGCACCGTCCTCCGCCAAGGGCCGCGCGGGAGTGGCCGTGCTGTCGCGGCAGCAGCCGGAGCGTACGGTGGTCGGATTCGAATCGGCAGAATTCGACAATTCGGGCAGGTATGTAGAAATCGACCTGCCGGGGCTCACCCTGGCCAGTCTCTATCTCCCCTCCGGTGAAGCCGGCACCGAACGCCAGGAGGAGAAGGAACGCTTCATGGCGGAGTTCCTGGTGCACCTCGGCAAACTCCGCACCCGCGCCGCCGCCGAGGGCCGCGAGGTCGTGGTGTGCGGCGACTGGAACATCGCCCACCGCCCCGAGGACCTCAAGAACTGGAAGGCCAACCAGAAGTCGGCCGGATTCCTCCCCGAGGAGCGCGCCTGGCTCACCCGGGTCTACGAGGAGGCCGGCTACGTCGACGTCGTCCGCCGCCTCCACCCCGACCGCACCGGCCCCTACTCCTGGTGGTCCTACCGCGGCCGCGCCTTCGACAACGACTCGGGCTGGCGGATCGACCTCATCGTGACGACCCCGGGCCTGGCGGAGAAGTGCGTGGAGGCCCGCGTCGAACGAGCGGCCACCCACGCCGAGCGGTGGAGCGACCACGCACCCGTCACCGCGGCATTCGACTTCGGCGACGACTGA
- a CDS encoding glycosyltransferase family 2 protein translates to MTFSVSVVIPAHNSARTLGACLDSVYAQTAPVHEVIVVDDGSTDRTAEVAEGYPCTLIRRTPNRGVSAARNAGIAAATGDILFFLDSDEALTPDSVANSLEILAADPECGCVHGVIAPDPLFDDGPVERYRVLHAHWWRVRGAGVVETAFFAQAAVRREVFERLGGFDERLRDSEDLEFSDRLAPHHRIVLTDRVVALHDEEHRLRPLLAETFRRALVLVPALASARRGGRRNLTANSPASVAAAALTLATLPLAPWYPVLPALGALGFCAANGRLLRFVAGHRGPGFVPFFTGVHFLVITALVSGAAVGTVRMLLPDRADGAGAASATAAEPGATPGATPGTAPGTGAAR, encoded by the coding sequence ATGACGTTTTCCGTATCGGTCGTCATACCGGCCCACAACTCCGCTCGTACCCTGGGTGCCTGTCTCGACTCGGTGTACGCCCAGACCGCCCCCGTCCACGAGGTCATCGTGGTGGACGACGGCTCCACCGACCGGACCGCCGAGGTGGCCGAGGGCTATCCGTGCACCCTGATCCGGCGCACTCCGAACCGCGGAGTGTCCGCCGCGCGAAATGCCGGAATCGCCGCGGCGACCGGTGACATTCTGTTCTTCCTCGATTCCGACGAGGCGCTGACGCCCGATTCGGTGGCCAACTCGCTGGAAATCCTGGCGGCCGACCCGGAGTGCGGCTGCGTACACGGAGTGATCGCACCGGATCCGCTGTTCGACGACGGTCCGGTGGAGCGCTACCGGGTGCTGCACGCGCACTGGTGGCGGGTGCGCGGCGCGGGCGTCGTGGAGACCGCCTTCTTCGCCCAGGCGGCCGTGCGCCGCGAGGTCTTCGAGCGCCTCGGCGGCTTCGACGAGCGGCTGCGGGACTCCGAGGACCTGGAGTTCAGCGACCGGCTGGCGCCGCACCACCGGATCGTCCTCACCGACCGGGTGGTCGCGCTGCACGACGAGGAGCACCGGCTCCGGCCGCTGCTGGCCGAGACCTTCCGGCGGGCGCTGGTGCTGGTGCCCGCGCTGGCCTCGGCGCGCCGGGGCGGGCGGCGCAACCTGACCGCCAACAGTCCGGCGTCGGTCGCCGCCGCCGCCCTCACCCTGGCCACCCTGCCGCTGGCGCCCTGGTACCCGGTGCTGCCGGCCCTCGGGGCGCTCGGGTTCTGCGCCGCCAACGGCCGGTTGCTGCGGTTCGTCGCGGGCCACCGGGGCCCGGGTTTCGTGCCGTTCTTCACGGGCGTCCACTTCCTGGTCATCACCGCCCTGGTGAGCGGCGCCGCCGTCGGCACGGTCCGGATGCTGCTCCCGGACCGTGCCGACGGCGCCGGGGCGGCCTCGGCGACGGCGGCCGAGCCCGGCGCC